The genome window TGAGTGTACCATACATATGCTTACCGTCTTTCATAACAAGACAAACGGAACGTCCAACGTGCGGAGAAACCGTTTCTTCACATACCCGATTAATTCTGTACATGCAAATCCTCCTCATTAGATGCGGTTGCCGCTTGAATTCAACGGTTTGTATATCATAGTAGAGCGAAGAGGAATTGGTATGGACGAGTACCCGGAAAATCGAATAGGGAGGAGCCGTTTTTAAGTCTGTTCCATACACTGGGAGAAGTGAGGAGGGGATGTTGCGTGGATTATCATGACATGCTAGCTCGTTTAGGGGAAGGGAGTGCCCATCCTGGAGGATTTTTGGCAACACTGAAGTTGCTTGATAGCTTATCTCTGCCATTGGGTAGTCATATTCTTGAGATAGGATGTGGCACTGGGAGGACTGCGTGTTACCTGGCTAAAAGTGGATATCAAGTAACAGCCATTGATCTTCATCGCAATATGTTGGATAAGGCAGTTCGACGAGCAAGACGAGAGCGAGTGGATGTTCGATTTATTCAGGCTGATGTAACATCGTTGCCTTTCCCGGAAAACCATTTTGATATGGTATTTGTGGAGTCGGTTACGATCTTTACCCCATGGCGGAGTGCACTTAATGAGTATAGAAGAGTGTTGAAGCCCGTTGGACTTTTGGTAGATCGGGAGATGGTTCTATCCGGCCAGAAGACCGAATTGATGTTTCGCAGACTAAAGCAATTTTACGGTATACGAACCTTGGTAACGGCGACAACATGGAGAAAACGCCTAAAACAGTGTGGCTTCACTAAGATAGAGGTCAAAGAACATTCACGTTCTATGGGAAAATGGGGCGTAGATCATGATCCACATCGTGAGATCGATATGAATTGGTTCGAGGATGAACAAATGCAGCGAA of Paenibacillus sp. FSL R5-0517 contains these proteins:
- a CDS encoding methyltransferase domain-containing protein, which gives rise to MDYHDMLARLGEGSAHPGGFLATLKLLDSLSLPLGSHILEIGCGTGRTACYLAKSGYQVTAIDLHRNMLDKAVRRARRERVDVRFIQADVTSLPFPENHFDMVFVESVTIFTPWRSALNEYRRVLKPVGLLVDREMVLSGQKTELMFRRLKQFYGIRTLVTATTWRKRLKQCGFTKIEVKEHSRSMGKWGVDHDPHREIDMNWFEDEQMQRMSQTNDRLLAKYGKNLGYAVFQARAPLEIEKEK